A window of Lonchura striata isolate bLonStr1 chromosome 2, bLonStr1.mat, whole genome shotgun sequence genomic DNA:
aatttatttttatttaaattaattggtACATTACAACTTATTGTTTATATAAgacattaaatttttttctttcttttcagctAGTGAAGCTTCCTTGCCAGACAAATATAATAACCATCTTGGAGTCATATGTAAAACACTTTGCAATTAATGCTGCCTTTTCAGCCAATGAAAGGTCTCGGCACCATCAGATGACTCCACATGCTAATATGAATCTTCATTATGTGCCACCAGAGAAGAAGTAAGTAATCTTTAGTCCACTGCTGTTGTCACAAGAAGAATGACCTTGCATTCTGTGTTCTGTTTTATGGCTGTTCGTTTCTGTGAGCTTATGCCATAATGTATGTCTGTTTACGGGGCTCAAAGTATTTGACAGATAACTATAGCAGAGTAACACTGATAATTTGTTTATCAGAGAGAGTCCCAATCCTCTGAAAAGTCATTATGCAAAAGTATCAATATCCTGTTTTATCATCTAAGTTCTTATAAATATTGAGATCTGTTTGGAAGAATGTGTTGTCAATATGAAGAATTTAATATCTGATACACGAACACCATGCTTAGATGAACTTGAACAGGTTCAagttttaaaaagaataaaaattttatgCAAACACTGATAAAGAATTTCAAGTGcaagttgtttgtttgttttaaatggcTATATGATCTTAAATCCTAGAGTCAGTATGTAGGAAAACTGGTAACTCAACGAATCAAGATTTGTAATTTGTCTTGGTCTGTTTTCTCATTCAAGCTGTGTGTTTTTCTACCATGTTACAAATGCATTGACAATACATGTTTGCAGTGTGGTAGCTTTTgattatttagatttttttttatcttatgttaaatatttttgataGTAGTTGAGACTGCTTCTGTCTAAGTACAATGGGCAAAAATCTTGTTATTTTATCAAAGAGAAATACTGACTTGTGTTAGTGTTACAGTCAATGGTGTGTAATTATGCTATTCCTTGCAATATTTTAGCCTGAGTGTCTTTGTTTTATGTTGGTGTTATTCATTCTTTGACAGATTGacacttttccttctttgtaGTATAATCTTCCAAACAAAAGGTTAGATAAAATACCAGAAATATGAACAGAAGATTTTACCCACATGATTTTTACATGTTTATGTTTAAGTCACTTCCTCAATAAAAACAGTgctttagtaaaaaaaaaaataatgggtACAGTTTCAGTGATCATTAAGTAGGAGAGATTCAGCTGACATCTTCGTTGTATTTGCCTCACTGCTCTAACACTGAAGGTTATTGACCGTCTTAGATTTATAGAATTTCTGTACATGATGGTCCCCTGACCCAATTAATGTGCAGTAGTTTCAGTAGGTGGTATGAAATATTGGAGGTTTGGAATTTCAAACATGTATCATTATGGCAGAACCAAATTGTTACCATACACATACACACTTGAAACATGAGAGGGGAAGACCTTCACAAAGGTGAGAGGTATTGCAGATGTGCTACACTCTGTGTTCTTGGTTCTTGTAATAGCTTGCGTACTCATCACCTGACCTTCTAAGTCTTTCACACAGACCTGAAACTGAAATTCCTGGTAGCCTCCAAATGTCAGAGCAGACCATTGGAAACTGCTCTCGCATGCAAATTTATCTGGTTTTGTTGGTTCACTGGCTATCTCTTGAGCACAGCTTTAACTGCATCTTAGTGGCTATAGGTCAAATTCTGCTTATGTGTTTTAGACAGAAATTCAGTCTGTTTAGTACTTACTTTTTATGGCTGGTGTTTCTTTTTTCAGCACAGTGAACTtggaaaaccaaaataatgCCTACCTTAAAAACATCTGACTATTTACTCAACGGTAGATTTTATTAGTTTAGTGAATAGTGTAATACAACAGAGCAGTTGTATGATTTTGTTTGAAGTTACGAAGCAGACCTTTTAAAAAGACTTGTATTTCTGAAGTTAACAAGAGCAATCACAGtcttttaaagtgtttttaatTGCTTATCATTACTTAGTGATTGAATCAGCATATTGTAGTTACGATGTTAATGGACTGTATTAAAGAGCAATTTTGTGCAACTATGCTGAAAAACAGTGCCATGCAACTTTGAAAttcataattttttcccctctagtGTCGAGCTATGTAAAGAGATGGTGGATGGGCTGAGAATAACCTTTGACTTCACACTTCCCTTAATTTTGCTCTATCCTTATGAACAAGCTCAATTTAAGAAGGTGACTTCATCAAAATTCTTTCTTCCTATCAAGGAAAACTCAACAAATACTAACAGGTAGGTTAGATATAAGAAGTTTAATACTCCTTATCTGAGAAGGTAGGAGAATGTGGTATTTCTTTCATTTAGCTTTAATTTGAAGATAAGTATACTTCTGGAAGATTGTATTTAATAGTTATTTGGAGGAGGCTGTCTTATCTGATCAAGTGTTCAATAAGATCTGTGAAActagaataatttattttgtggtGACACCCCTGACCTCTTCAATTCTATAAACCTGCCTTAATTTCCTAGAAATCAGGAGGAGCTTTCCCCAAGCCCTCCTCTGCTGAATCCACCCACACCTCAGTCGACTGACAGCCAGCCCACCACAGGGGAGCCGGCCACGCCGAAGAGGCGAAAAGCTGAGCCCGAAATCCTGCAGTCGCTGAGGCGCTCGACGCGCCACAGCTCCAACTGCGACAGGTTATCTGAGAGCAGCGCGTCCCCACAGCCCAAACGGCGGCACCTCGAGACCCCAGCTTCTATGCCAAAGCTCTTCTTACACCTGGAAAAAAgtaggtttttctttttacattgtGGGTCTAAACAAAGCATAAAGTTCTGCTCTTCTTTTAGTGCTGTATGGACTGCAAACTCTTTGAAAGAAATGGGAAGTCATTGATGCAAAAAGTCATACTTTTTGTATCAGTTCTTTAACTCTGAGGCCTTATTACCAAAGAGAGAAATACAAATCAATATTGTTAGtactttggtttatttttccacagAATGCAATAAGCTGCTTTTCTGAGAGTCTATTTGAGGAAAACCTTTATTGAATTTTAGTGTTGCAGACTTCAAACATTTTAGCAGCAGGCCTTAGATGCATTTAATGGCTTATAGTTCCAAGTAGTAATTTACAAGTagtaaaatttttattacttcttttgtttttccttttgttttgaagaaaCCCCTGTCCATAGTGGGTCGTCTTCACCTATAACTTTGACTCCTAGCAAGGAAGGGAGCACGGTGTTTACTGGCTTTGAAGGTAGAAGAAACAACGAATTGAATGAGGTAACAGATTTTGATGTTACTGTCCTACATTCAAGGATTAAAAGTTTTGTGGGCCTCAGAGCAGGGCTATGTAAGAAAAGATTTTGTTGGTATTACTTATTTAATAGTTGAATTTGAAGTTCTGTACAgactaaattatttattatgttACAAAGTTTTCATAACcagtattttcatattttatctgTAGGTTTTGTCCTGGAAATTGATGCCAGAGAATTATCCACCAAGTGATCAACCACCACCTCCCTCATATATCTATGGATCTCAACATTTGCTGAGGATGTTTGGTAAACTAATGCAAAATTCTCTGCTCAGTCAAACTtgctttatatttcttttccagTCCTGATATctgtgtgatttttctgtttgctttattaaatctatttttattcTTGGAGGAATGTACATTTTAATCTATTTGGAACTTTTAGG
This region includes:
- the MSL3 gene encoding MSL complex subunit 3 isoform X2 — protein: MIIALIPCAEVKSSENVGAQETFKTISSSSSDDSDEGTDEEIKSEESDIDERTEMKEEQDTHTKRDMEERAISIEIPEVLKKKLEEDCYYINRRKRLVKLPCQTNIITILESYVKHFAINAAFSANERSRHHQMTPHANMNLHYVPPEKNVELCKEMVDGLRITFDFTLPLILLYPYEQAQFKKVTSSKFFLPIKENSTNTNRNQEELSPSPPLLNPPTPQSTDSQPTTGEPATPKRRKAEPEILQSLRRSTRHSSNCDRLSESSASPQPKRRHLETPASMPKLFLHLEKKTPVHSGSSSPITLTPSKEGSTVFTGFEGRRNNELNEVLSWKLMPENYPPSDQPPPPSYIYGSQHLLRMFVKLPEILGKMCFPDKNLKALVKHFEMFLRFLAEYHDDFFPESAYVAACEAYYSTKNPRAIY
- the MSL3 gene encoding MSL complex subunit 3 isoform X1, with translation MTSRGMKFKFHRGERVLCFEPDPTKAKVLYDAKIVDIVVGKDDKGRKIPEYLIHFNGWNRSWDRWAAEDHVLRDTDENRRLQRKLARKAVARMRRKGRKKRRCRLPGVDSVLKSLPAEENDESSENSISSSSSDDSDEGTDEEIKSEESDIDERTEMKEEQDTHTKRDMEERAISIEIPEVLKKKLEEDCYYINRRKRLVKLPCQTNIITILESYVKHFAINAAFSANERSRHHQMTPHANMNLHYVPPEKNVELCKEMVDGLRITFDFTLPLILLYPYEQAQFKKVTSSKFFLPIKENSTNTNRNQEELSPSPPLLNPPTPQSTDSQPTTGEPATPKRRKAEPEILQSLRRSTRHSSNCDRLSESSASPQPKRRHLETPASMPKLFLHLEKKTPVHSGSSSPITLTPSKEGSTVFTGFEGRRNNELNEVLSWKLMPENYPPSDQPPPPSYIYGSQHLLRMFVKLPEILGKMCFPDKNLKALVKHFEMFLRFLAEYHDDFFPESAYVAACEAYYSTKNPRAIY